From a single Pempheris klunzingeri isolate RE-2024b chromosome 2, fPemKlu1.hap1, whole genome shotgun sequence genomic region:
- the barx1 gene encoding homeobox protein BarH-like 1, whose amino-acid sequence MQHPLDMGAHYYPPELLPDHRTHRYRSFMIEEILTDPPQNKASAPSGELLKFGVHALLSARPFHNQLVLKADQTNLLKFPISPLSCSLGSPLGSPLLSAAQGLQVGAASHHLPLDLHLRGKLDHGADGGSKTKKGRRSRTVFTELQLMGLEKRFEKQKYLSTPDRIDLAESLGLSQLQVKTWYQNRRMKWKKIVLQGGGLESPTKPKGRPKKNSIPSSEQLSEQERSTADADPQSEGSSSHLESTQEE is encoded by the exons ATGCAGCATCCTTTGGACATGGGGGCGCATTACTATCCTCCGGAACTTCTCCCCGACCACAGAACTCATCGCTACAGGAGTTTCATGATAGAGGAGATCCTGACTGATCCCCCGCAAAACAAAGCGTCGGCACCGTCCGGGGAGCTCCTTAAGTTCGGGGTACACGCGCTCCTGTCCGCCCGGCCTTTCCATAACCAACTGG TGCTAAAAGCCGACCAGACGAACCTGCTAAAGTTCCCCATATCCCCGCTGTCCTGCTCCCTGGGCTCTCCGCTCGGCTCCCCGCTGCTGTCCGCGGCCCAGGGCCTGCAGGTCGGCGCGGCGTCTCACCACTTGCCGCTGGACCTGCACCTCCGCGGGAAGCTGGATCACGGAGCCGACGGAGGCAGCAAGACCAAGAAGGGCCGCCGGAGCCGCACCGTGTTCACCGAGCTGCAGCTCATGGGCCTGGAGAAGCGCTTCGAGAAGCAGAAGTATCTCTCCACGCCTGATAG AATAGACCTCGCTGAGTCTTTGGGCCTCAGTCAGCTGCAAGTGAAAACATGGTACCAGAACAGAAGGATGAAATGGAAGAAAATT GTACTTCAGGGAGGAGGCCTGGAGTCACCAACTAAACCAAAAGGCCGCCCCAAGAAGAACTCCATCCCCAGCAGTGAGCAGCTCTCCGAGCAGGAGAGATCCACCGCCGACGCCGACCCCCAGTCCGAAGGCTCGAGCTCCCACTTAGAGAGCACTCAGGAGGAATGA